TCCTCCCGGCCGGGGGATGCCGAGCTGACCATCGGCATCAAAAAAGTGACGGATGGAACGTTTTCGGTATTTGCCAACGAATCGCTCCGGGAGGGCGACTCCCTGGAGGTCATGCCCCCCGAGGGTCGGTTTACCTATGAGCCCGGTACGCCCGGACGGCACCTGATCGCTTTTGCCGCCGGCAGCGGGATCACCCCGATAATGAGTATCCTTCGCACGGCCCTGGAGGCCGACGCGGAAGCCCGGGTGGTATTGGTTTACGGGAACCAGAGCCGGGAGTCCACGATGTTCCTGGAAGACCTGCAAGCCCTTGCCAATGAATATCCCGATCGGTTTATTCCTTATTTCACCTTTAGCCGCGGACAGTACGACGACTCGCTGTTCGGCCGGATTGAAAGGAGTACGGTGAACTACATCGTCAAAAACAAGCACAGCGACCTGGAATTTGACCGCTACTACATCTGCGGGCCGGAACCGATGATCCGGACCGTGGAGGAAACCCTCCTTGACAATGGAGTCCCTGCAGACCGCGTCCTCCACGAGCTCTTTGAAACCGCCGACCAGCCGGATGAGCTCCGGGAGCAACTCGAGGGGACGACCCGCCTGACGGTGGTCCTGGACGAAGAAACCCACGAGCTGAACATGGACCAGAAAAACGTGGTACTCGATGCGGTGCTGAACGAGAAAATCGATGCCCCCTACAGTTGCCAGGGGGGGATTTGCAGTACGTGTATTGCCCGGATCCGGTCCGGAACGGCGCGGATGGCCCAAAACCAGATTCTGACGGACTCGGAAATTGAAGAGGGCTTAATTCTCACCTGCCAGGCGCATCCTACCTCCCCGGAACTGACCGTAGACTACGACGACGTCTGATCCCCGGGCAGGAGTTTCTCGCCAAAATTCAGGGCTGCCCGTTGCCCCGGGCCCGATCCAGAACTATCCGCCCGTGGTCGTAACCAATCTGGTAGGCCCGTTCGATCCCCTTTTTATCGAGTACGCCGATTTTTTCGAGTTCGGGCGGTTCAAACACCAGGTCGCAACTGTGGATCTTGTTCCGGTTGATGGCGTAGATCATCAGGGCCGTGGTGCGGTTGGTGAGCTGGATGGAAGACCGGATTTCCCGGGAACCGACCTTCCCGATAACCGATACGTTGCTGCCGATCACATACCGGCAGTGCGGGGCGATGGGTTCCAGGGGGAAGTTATTCATGATGCCCCCGTCCGCGTAGAGGGCTTCCCCCATGGCGACCGGGCTGAATATGGGCGGCAGGGCGGCCGAAGCCAATAACGGGCGGATCAGTTCCCCTGACTGAAAATAGGCTTCCTGCCCGAGGTTCAGGTTGGTGGCGGCCACATAGAGCCGCCGGCTGAGTTTCTCGAAGGAATTATCCGGCCAGTAGGATTCGAATAATTTATAGTACCGATCGGTATCAATGAAGCCCGGTTTGCTGATACTGAAAAAATTATAGCGGAACAACGGGGTTTCCTTGAAAAATGACAGCATGGCATCCACCGAGGCGTCGGCGGCATACAGGGCTCCCACCAGCGCGCCCACGCTGCTGCCGGATACCCATTGGGGGTCCAGGTCATACTCCCGCAAGGCGCGGATTACCCCGATATGCGCCATCCCGCGGACCCCGCCTCCTGAAAATACAATCCCGGATTCGTCTCCTCCCGGATATTCCATAGCACCAACTCTTTCTACAAATATAAAAGCCGCAGGCGATCGGAGCGAATCCTTTGGCCTGCGGCTTTCCGGGTATCGGGTTTATTTCAATCAGGAATCCAGTCCGAAAGCGTAATAATAGGTTTTCGGGCTGTCCGGATAGCGGCCGGCGAGCATCACGCCCCCGTCCTCGCTTTTCTCCAACTCGGACCGGAATTCCTCCAGGTTATTTACCTCCCGGCCATTGACGCGGGTTACGATAAAGCCTTCCCGCATCCGGGTTTCCTGCCGCAGCAGGCCG
This genomic window from Robiginitalea biformata HTCC2501 contains:
- a CDS encoding ferredoxin--NADP reductase, translated to MSDFHTLKVSRVRRLTPNAVAVSLEIPASQKERFKFTAGQYITVRSEATGSDVRRAYSISSRPGDAELTIGIKKVTDGTFSVFANESLREGDSLEVMPPEGRFTYEPGTPGRHLIAFAAGSGITPIMSILRTALEADAEARVVLVYGNQSRESTMFLEDLQALANEYPDRFIPYFTFSRGQYDDSLFGRIERSTVNYIVKNKHSDLEFDRYYICGPEPMIRTVEETLLDNGVPADRVLHELFETADQPDELREQLEGTTRLTVVLDEETHELNMDQKNVVLDAVLNEKIDAPYSCQGGICSTCIARIRSGTARMAQNQILTDSEIEEGLILTCQAHPTSPELTVDYDDV
- a CDS encoding patatin-like phospholipase family protein, producing MEYPGGDESGIVFSGGGVRGMAHIGVIRALREYDLDPQWVSGSSVGALVGALYAADASVDAMLSFFKETPLFRYNFFSISKPGFIDTDRYYKLFESYWPDNSFEKLSRRLYVAATNLNLGQEAYFQSGELIRPLLASAALPPIFSPVAMGEALYADGGIMNNFPLEPIAPHCRYVIGSNVSVIGKVGSREIRSSIQLTNRTTALMIYAINRNKIHSCDLVFEPPELEKIGVLDKKGIERAYQIGYDHGRIVLDRARGNGQP